A window from Kovacikia minuta CCNUW1 encodes these proteins:
- the ruvB gene encoding Holliday junction branch migration DNA helicase RuvB produces MAIISSKKQPPEPDGQGQGNLLSADNSPVQGETAKSKAAQPIGSQKPAPGALLKPEAEPAEHGKQEERLRPRRLAEYIGQRDLKEVLDIAIKATQARKETLDHLLLYGPPGLGKTTMSLILAAEMGVGCKITSAPALERTRDIVGLLVNLQPGDILFIDEIHRLPKVTEEILYPAMEDFRVDVTIGKGSSARTRSIPLNRFTLVGATTRVGALTSPLRDRFGLIQRLRFYELDELTQIVLRTAALLNTPITPEGAVEVARRSRGTPRIANRLLKRVRDYVEVKASGTITEAIAAEALELYKVDPCGLDWTDRCLLSYMIEHFNGGPVGLDTIAAATGEDAQTIEEVYEPYLMQIGYLSRTPRGRVATPSAWKHLGYQPPDNQLSLLS; encoded by the coding sequence ATGGCAATAATTTCTTCTAAGAAACAGCCACCAGAACCGGATGGGCAAGGGCAGGGGAATTTATTATCAGCAGATAATTCGCCTGTGCAGGGTGAAACTGCCAAAAGTAAAGCTGCTCAACCCATCGGCTCTCAAAAACCAGCTCCCGGAGCTTTACTAAAGCCAGAAGCGGAACCCGCAGAGCACGGGAAACAGGAGGAACGGTTGCGTCCCCGCCGGTTGGCGGAATACATCGGGCAACGGGATTTAAAAGAGGTTCTGGATATTGCCATTAAGGCGACCCAAGCCCGCAAAGAAACCCTGGATCATTTGCTGCTCTATGGCCCTCCCGGCTTAGGCAAAACCACGATGTCGCTGATTCTGGCGGCGGAAATGGGAGTTGGGTGCAAAATTACCAGCGCTCCTGCGTTAGAAAGAACTCGCGACATCGTAGGGCTGCTGGTGAATTTGCAACCGGGTGATATTCTTTTTATCGATGAAATTCATCGTCTCCCTAAAGTGACGGAAGAAATTCTCTATCCGGCAATGGAAGACTTCCGGGTGGATGTGACGATCGGCAAAGGTTCCAGTGCCCGAACTCGATCGATTCCCCTTAACCGCTTTACCCTGGTCGGTGCGACAACCCGTGTGGGTGCCCTCACTTCCCCCCTCCGCGATCGCTTCGGGTTAATTCAACGGCTGCGCTTCTACGAACTGGATGAACTCACCCAAATCGTGCTGCGAACCGCTGCCCTCCTGAATACCCCCATCACTCCTGAGGGTGCTGTTGAAGTTGCCCGCCGCTCCCGTGGTACCCCCCGGATCGCCAATCGTCTGTTAAAGCGGGTGCGGGACTATGTGGAAGTCAAAGCGTCAGGGACGATCACTGAAGCGATCGCCGCTGAAGCTCTGGAACTCTACAAAGTAGACCCCTGCGGACTGGATTGGACGGATCGCTGCCTCCTGAGCTACATGATTGAGCATTTCAACGGGGGACCCGTCGGGCTAGACACGATCGCCGCCGCCACCGGCGAAGATGCCCAAACAATTGAAGAAGTCTATGAACCCTATCTGATGCAAATTGGCTACCTCAGCCGCACTCCTCGCGGACGAGTCGCCACACCTTCCGCCTGGAAGCATCTGGGGTACCAACCTCCCGATAATCAACTTTCTCTTCTATCCTGA